DNA from Candidatus Neomarinimicrobiota bacterium:
ACTCAACAAGTGAAGTTACTTATGTTTGAAGGACATATGAAACAGCAAGTCCGTAATCGAATGCAGGATAGATATAAACCACCCGCTCCACGAGGTGGTAAACAAAAACGCCGAAGAGAATTTTGACTTATAAGTAAGTCTTCTAGAAAAAACCCCGCAATTATTTTATAATTGCGGGGTTTTTTTATTTATATGGATGTGATGAACACTCTAATTTGCACCCTTAAATTTGAAAGGAAACATGAACAAAATATATAATTTTAGTGCCGGACCAGCTGTATTGGATCAATCTGTGTTAGATGCAACTTCGAAAGCGGTGAAAGAATTTAATGGCCTGGGGATGAGTTTGATGGAGATGAGTCATCGCTCTAAACCCGTGATGGATATGGTAGCAGAAACGGAATCACTTACCCGAGAATTGTTGCATATTCCCGATGGATACCATGTGTTGTTTTTGCAGGGGGGCGCCTCTTTACAGTTTGCAATGATCCCTATGAATCTTTTAGGCGAAGATCAAACTGTTGATTACACTGATACAGGCGCATGGTCAGCCAAAGCAATAAAAGAGGCCCATTTATTTGGAAATGTTAATGTGGCCTGTTCATCCAAAGAATCACTTTATAACCATATTCCTAAAGAATTGAATCAAAGCTCCCATGCAGTTTATTTACATATTACCAGTAATAATACAATATATGGGACGCAATGGAAGGACTTTCCGACGCCTTTGAATCCCAATGGTTATTTGGTGGGGGATATGTCGTCGGATATATTCAGCCGATCTTTTGATGTATCTCGATTCGGATTGATCTATGCCGGTGCCCAGAAAAACATGGGTCCTGCGGGCGTTACGTTGGTTATAGTTCGGGATGATATTTTGGGGGAAGTTAATCGCTCAATCCCAACCATGATGAATTACCAAACCCATATTAATAAAGGATCCATGTTTAACACGCCTCCGGTTTTGGCTATATATTCAGTGAATCGCACTTTAACATGGATTAAAAAAAATGACGGTATTAAAGCGATGGAAATAAAAAATAAACGCAAATCGCAAAAGCTTTATGATGAAATTCGACGAAATCCACTATTTAAAAGTCCCATTCCTGAAGAAGATCAATCCTTGATGAATGTGCCATTTATTTTTACAGATGGCGGTGATGAGGCAGATTTTTTATCTTTTTGCGATAGACGTGGATTAAAGACCTTGAAAGGTCATCGTTCGGTTGGAGGTTTTAGAGCATCAATTTATAATGCTATGCCGGAAGCGGGTGTGGATGCCTTGATTCAGGCGATGCAGGAATA
Protein-coding regions in this window:
- the serC gene encoding 3-phosphoserine/phosphohydroxythreonine transaminase; this translates as MNKIYNFSAGPAVLDQSVLDATSKAVKEFNGLGMSLMEMSHRSKPVMDMVAETESLTRELLHIPDGYHVLFLQGGASLQFAMIPMNLLGEDQTVDYTDTGAWSAKAIKEAHLFGNVNVACSSKESLYNHIPKELNQSSHAVYLHITSNNTIYGTQWKDFPTPLNPNGYLVGDMSSDIFSRSFDVSRFGLIYAGAQKNMGPAGVTLVIVRDDILGEVNRSIPTMMNYQTHINKGSMFNTPPVLAIYSVNRTLTWIKKNDGIKAMEIKNKRKSQKLYDEIRRNPLFKSPIPEEDQSLMNVPFIFTDGGDEADFLSFCDRRGLKTLKGHRSVGGFRASIYNAMPEAGVDALIQAMQEYES